The following are encoded together in the Deltaproteobacteria bacterium genome:
- a CDS encoding mechanosensitive ion channel family protein has translation MIDFEIAGNSLWHIISLFAILLAGFLGGKIARLVLLKTSGQFEKKQKPILSIVMSSLAKGVVFLSVVIAFSIGQGILSLGPGAAELFKTLTAILVSVAVGYLLYWLVEVPNTWLTNISAKTESRLDDMIVPIVRKSLRFTIVILVLVQIAQLLSDKPITSIIAGLGIGGLAVALAAQDTIKNIFGSIILFADKPFQLGDRIVVDGHDGPVEEVGLRSTRIRTLDGHLVTVPNGELANKTIRNIGKRPYIRRIANITITYDTPPEKVDRALEILREILDNHEGMHPDYPPRVYFSDFNAESLNLMVIYWYHPPNYWDYMAFSERFNREVLRRFNEEGIEFAFPTQTLYLAGDPSRPLTLRLRRLDQQPDDP, from the coding sequence ATGATCGATTTTGAAATCGCCGGTAACAGCCTCTGGCATATCATCTCACTCTTTGCAATCCTTTTGGCCGGATTTTTGGGTGGAAAAATCGCCAGGCTGGTTCTTCTGAAGACCTCGGGACAATTCGAAAAAAAGCAGAAGCCGATCCTATCCATCGTGATGAGTTCTCTTGCCAAAGGGGTGGTATTCCTTTCCGTAGTGATCGCGTTTTCCATCGGCCAGGGAATCCTGAGTTTAGGACCGGGGGCCGCCGAACTTTTTAAAACTCTTACAGCGATACTCGTCAGCGTGGCCGTGGGATACCTCCTTTACTGGCTGGTGGAAGTCCCCAACACCTGGCTCACGAACATCTCGGCCAAAACCGAGAGCCGCCTGGACGACATGATCGTCCCCATCGTACGAAAAAGCCTCCGATTCACCATCGTAATACTGGTCCTGGTTCAGATCGCCCAACTCCTCAGCGACAAACCCATAACCTCCATAATCGCAGGCCTCGGCATCGGCGGTCTGGCCGTCGCCCTGGCCGCCCAGGACACCATCAAAAACATCTTCGGCTCCATCATCCTCTTTGCAGACAAACCCTTTCAACTCGGGGATCGGATCGTAGTGGACGGCCACGACGGACCCGTGGAGGAAGTCGGCCTGCGGTCGACCCGCATACGCACGCTGGACGGCCACCTGGTCACCGTCCCCAACGGAGAACTTGCCAACAAGACCATCCGAAACATCGGGAAACGCCCTTACATCCGGCGAATCGCCAACATCACCATCACTTACGACACCCCTCCCGAAAAGGTGGACCGGGCCTTGGAGATCCTCCGGGAAATCCTGGACAATCACGAGGGCATGCACCCTGATTACCCTCCCCGGGTCTATTTCAGCGACTTCAACGCCGAATCCCTCAACCTTATGGTGATTTACTGGTACCACCCCCCCAATTACTGGGATTACATGGCCTTCTCCGAACGATTCAACAGGGAAGTTCTCCGCCGGTTCAATGAAGAGGGAATCGAATTCGCTTTCCCCACCCAAACTCTATACCTGGCAGGCGACCCATCGAGACCCCTCACCCTGAGGCTTCGACGATTGGATCAGCAACCCGACGATCCCTGA